A window of the Streptomyces griseochromogenes genome harbors these coding sequences:
- the tap gene encoding telomere-associated protein Tap, producing MSELFDAVDALVASRSPLPPAAERKRLRTAHGLTLDEVAGALKVRRATVSGWESLTKPTEPRGPEREAYARLLRQLAELYPAPAAPEEPAAPVPDTFTGAPDPAGEMPTVPDALIDQVVEGLTPAPTPVTDMPAVPDDAIDRAFAEKPGARKAAPANTPAGGTDSRFENGPLAVLDVDADGKVLAYCTGGLVLDVPAKSLPSLVDWTLKEAKLGQPKPAGPGKDADPLLVLTEAALERYGLPTTLTEEERLAGRLPEGHKVIKQLARAQWKLTKRGFGPWARIYRPAQGSERACVQLCIPSWNALDTRHWGEAGQLQPAELARVLGVYASRVMTPRGSTAVTGLELMTALHPATRASEPDADGKRHSEHNPGSLGKDPVDPAPCEAPDGHPLLKDLPRFHVRGPAEKLFEEAYDWARPMTDAECTLRHLVGIDVNMAFAAGANGLNVGLGAPTHVTNPVFDAKLPGSWLVDLSHVDLSRVKVGKEWVELDGSLLPSPFTPKGDRPEGPAWYATPTVAYAVELGYEVRPTEAWVRRENGRYLDGWYNRLRGAYLATMSDLGVDADLSPEDFLAAMDGYKGRDPELAIVVSAIKATVKGGLGKLRERPRGEGWRPGEPWRALSRPTWRPDIRAAVISRTRINLHRKIVKHAAFTGQYPVAILSDCVVYAANGPSPLDFLPYREGKPLPGGFKLGINPGLVKHEGTQSVLWGEEVRERFNAPELNLARYIKDGTVTDVDNGE from the coding sequence ATGTCCGAGTTGTTCGACGCGGTCGACGCTCTGGTCGCATCCCGCTCTCCGTTGCCGCCGGCGGCGGAGCGCAAGCGGCTGCGCACCGCGCACGGCCTGACGCTGGACGAAGTTGCCGGCGCGCTGAAGGTGCGGCGAGCCACCGTGTCCGGCTGGGAGTCGCTCACGAAGCCGACCGAGCCGCGCGGCCCCGAGCGTGAGGCGTACGCACGCCTGCTGCGGCAGCTCGCGGAGCTCTACCCCGCCCCCGCAGCGCCGGAAGAGCCGGCCGCCCCGGTACCCGACACGTTCACCGGCGCGCCCGACCCGGCAGGTGAAATGCCGACGGTGCCGGACGCTCTGATAGACCAAGTTGTCGAAGGCCTTACGCCCGCTCCCACCCCGGTAACTGATATGCCAGCGGTTCCGGACGATGCCATTGACCGGGCGTTCGCCGAAAAGCCCGGCGCGCGGAAGGCGGCCCCGGCCAACACCCCGGCAGGCGGCACCGACTCGCGGTTCGAAAACGGCCCACTGGCGGTCCTGGACGTCGACGCCGACGGCAAGGTGCTGGCGTACTGCACCGGAGGCCTGGTCCTGGACGTGCCTGCCAAGTCACTTCCGTCCCTGGTGGACTGGACGCTCAAGGAGGCGAAGCTCGGTCAGCCGAAGCCCGCCGGTCCGGGCAAGGACGCTGACCCGCTGCTCGTGCTCACCGAGGCCGCGCTGGAGCGCTACGGCCTGCCGACGACGCTCACGGAGGAGGAGCGGCTCGCCGGGCGTCTGCCGGAGGGCCACAAGGTCATCAAGCAACTGGCCCGTGCGCAGTGGAAGCTGACCAAGCGCGGCTTCGGGCCGTGGGCGCGGATCTACCGTCCTGCGCAGGGTTCGGAGCGGGCCTGCGTGCAGCTGTGCATCCCGTCGTGGAACGCGCTGGACACCCGGCACTGGGGCGAGGCCGGGCAGCTCCAGCCAGCCGAACTCGCCCGCGTCCTGGGCGTGTACGCCTCGCGGGTGATGACGCCGCGCGGATCGACCGCCGTGACCGGCCTGGAGCTGATGACCGCCCTGCACCCGGCGACCCGCGCCTCCGAGCCGGACGCCGACGGCAAGCGGCACTCCGAGCACAACCCCGGCTCGCTGGGCAAGGACCCGGTCGACCCTGCGCCGTGCGAGGCCCCCGACGGCCACCCCCTCCTCAAGGACCTGCCGCGCTTCCACGTGCGCGGCCCGGCGGAGAAGCTGTTCGAGGAAGCGTACGACTGGGCACGGCCGATGACCGATGCCGAGTGCACCCTGCGGCACCTGGTCGGCATCGACGTCAACATGGCCTTCGCGGCCGGCGCCAACGGCCTGAACGTCGGCCTCGGAGCGCCCACGCACGTCACGAACCCGGTCTTCGACGCGAAGCTGCCCGGCTCGTGGCTGGTCGACCTGAGCCACGTCGACCTGTCCCGCGTGAAGGTCGGCAAGGAGTGGGTGGAGCTGGACGGCAGCCTGCTGCCCAGCCCGTTCACGCCGAAGGGCGACCGGCCCGAGGGGCCAGCCTGGTACGCGACGCCGACCGTGGCCTACGCGGTGGAGCTCGGCTACGAGGTGCGCCCGACCGAAGCGTGGGTGCGGCGGGAGAACGGCCGCTACCTGGACGGCTGGTACAACCGGCTGCGGGGCGCCTACCTCGCCACGATGTCCGACCTCGGCGTCGACGCCGACCTGTCGCCGGAGGACTTCCTCGCGGCGATGGACGGCTACAAGGGCCGCGACCCGGAACTGGCGATCGTCGTCTCGGCGATCAAGGCGACGGTCAAGGGCGGCCTGGGGAAGCTGCGCGAGCGGCCCCGGGGCGAGGGCTGGCGGCCGGGCGAGCCGTGGCGCGCCCTGTCCCGCCCGACGTGGCGGCCCGACATCCGGGCGGCGGTCATCTCCCGCACCCGGATCAACCTGCACCGCAAGATCGTCAAGCACGCAGCGTTCACCGGGCAGTACCCGGTCGCGATCCTGTCCGACTGCGTCGTTTACGCGGCCAACGGGCCCTCGCCGCTGGACTTCCTGCCGTACCGGGAGGGCAAGCCGCTGCCGGGCGGCTTCAAGCTCGGCATCAACCCGGGCCTGGTCAAGCACGAGGGCACCCAGTCTGTGCTGTGGGGTGAGGAGGTCCGCGAGCGATTCAACGCCCCGGAACTCAACCTCGCCCGCTACATCAAGGACGGCACCGTCACCGACGTCGACAACGGAGAGTAG
- the tpg gene encoding telomere-protecting terminal protein Tpg produces MSLFGDGLDTAVQKAFTRPAPKSAGAQMRYLVKQLKGTKPVAQLLRVSQRTVERYVKDQIKKPRPDLAARLEREVKKRWQPQIRAKARQTAATTGGIVIDTRARVGYTAPIGSTDEDRLRHLTVALPPRYAARLFEAQEQGATEQRLREIAAEALKEVYFQDNGRRAGQLEEVRFTDIEHLEFDL; encoded by the coding sequence ATGAGCCTGTTCGGGGACGGCCTGGACACCGCGGTGCAGAAGGCGTTCACCCGCCCGGCGCCCAAGAGCGCGGGCGCCCAGATGCGCTACCTGGTCAAGCAGCTCAAGGGCACCAAGCCGGTCGCCCAGCTGCTGCGGGTCTCCCAGCGCACCGTCGAACGGTACGTGAAGGACCAGATCAAGAAGCCCCGCCCAGACCTCGCCGCCCGCCTGGAACGCGAAGTGAAGAAACGGTGGCAGCCACAGATCCGCGCCAAGGCCCGGCAGACAGCGGCGACCACCGGCGGCATCGTCATCGACACTCGCGCCCGGGTCGGCTACACCGCACCGATCGGCTCCACTGACGAGGACCGCCTCCGTCATCTCACTGTGGCGCTCCCGCCTCGCTACGCCGCCCGTCTCTTCGAGGCCCAGGAGCAGGGCGCTACCGAGCAGCGTCTGCGGGAGATCGCGGCCGAAGCGCTCAAGGAGGTGTACTTCCAGGACAACGGCCGCCGCGCCGGCCAGCTGGAGGAGGTCCGCTTCACGGACATCGAGCACCTGGAGTTCGATCTGTAG
- a CDS encoding RNA polymerase sigma factor, which yields MTEDVRAEDSGGPVADADAVLPLPLEFEALYVATQEPFHEYALFYLGTNDCAEEAVHRAFLEILNHWNALLGESNLQQQAWTILRRVVISQTLENFRKKLALLHSDIGLFEAMSSLPPRQFDVIVLRHVLSYDTKKISWYMGVTPSTVDYHGRKGKDRLQRAVSSYLKKEGDRA from the coding sequence ATGACCGAAGACGTGCGCGCGGAGGACAGCGGCGGCCCCGTCGCCGACGCCGACGCGGTACTCCCGCTGCCCCTGGAGTTCGAGGCCCTTTACGTGGCCACCCAGGAGCCGTTCCACGAGTACGCCCTGTTCTACCTTGGCACCAACGACTGCGCGGAAGAGGCTGTCCACCGCGCCTTCCTGGAGATCCTGAACCACTGGAACGCCCTGCTTGGGGAAAGCAACCTTCAGCAGCAGGCCTGGACGATCCTGCGCCGGGTCGTCATATCGCAGACGCTGGAGAACTTCCGCAAGAAGCTGGCCCTCCTGCACAGCGACATCGGCCTGTTCGAGGCGATGTCCAGTCTGCCGCCGCGCCAGTTCGACGTCATCGTGCTCCGGCACGTCCTATCGTACGACACGAAGAAGATCAGCTGGTACATGGGCGTCACCCCCAGCACGGTCGACTACCACGGCCGCAAGGGCAAGGACCGCCTGCAACGGGCCGTCTCGTCATACCTGAAGAAGGAAGGGGATCGCGCGTGA
- a CDS encoding DDE-type integrase/transposase/recombinase, which yields MAGLAALPAEDAKFLGLGQVGERTLRRMAAAFAEEGLVGLADGRWTRELSGHRSIIPEFAEAIRAVHAESLHRSKVSMTTRERMIHQYVRERFGPELERKLPHRTTLAKVWKEWFGPDGARQRYVRSAAAVEPGGSPVVVSRPGQVVVLDTAPLPVKVLDDVFAEPIAVDLTLALDAFTHSLVAFCLTPGSDSSVEVAMLLRDVTVPLPMRPGWGPEMEWPYPGVPAALVAEFAGHPVAGRPFFAPETVTTDHGSVYKNHHLVQVARTLGVTVLPARAMRPQDKASCERAFAGIQSLLLELLLGYRGVDVADRGADPEGDAAWTLSEMEHLLATWIVRVCQNRKLDQYAPAWDPGGQHSPNTLFAAAAAQGGEPLQIPEPELYYQLLPVHFVKIHRNRGVKIGGLWYSGPALRRAGGPSRRGGSHRGKWAVHRDPRDCREVFFELGGTRHPLRWKGLPDGDDVPAFSDARPAVTDRRDADQREGGAAPRRPGPCGSAAPAGRTSTALPHRRHARGRAQQGLRHGRRPPRPAARRTGRTGHLIEGPANRTALLLSRHGRSHRAACPGVPGRDGRGSP from the coding sequence GTGGCCGGGCTGGCCGCCCTGCCGGCCGAGGACGCGAAGTTCCTGGGGCTCGGGCAGGTCGGCGAGCGCACGCTGCGGCGGATGGCGGCCGCGTTCGCGGAGGAAGGTCTGGTGGGCCTGGCTGACGGCCGCTGGACGCGCGAGCTGTCCGGCCACCGGTCGATCATCCCGGAGTTCGCCGAGGCGATCCGGGCGGTGCACGCCGAGTCGCTGCACCGCTCGAAGGTGAGCATGACGACCAGGGAGAGGATGATCCACCAGTACGTCCGGGAGAGGTTCGGGCCCGAGCTGGAGAGGAAGCTGCCGCACCGCACCACGCTGGCGAAGGTGTGGAAGGAGTGGTTCGGCCCGGACGGCGCCCGCCAGCGCTACGTGCGTTCGGCCGCGGCGGTGGAGCCCGGCGGCTCGCCGGTGGTCGTCTCACGGCCGGGGCAGGTGGTGGTGCTCGACACGGCTCCCCTGCCGGTGAAGGTGCTGGACGACGTCTTCGCCGAGCCGATCGCCGTCGACCTGACCCTGGCTCTGGACGCCTTCACGCACTCGCTGGTCGCCTTCTGCCTGACGCCCGGGTCGGATTCCTCGGTGGAGGTGGCGATGCTGCTGCGGGACGTTACGGTGCCGCTGCCGATGCGGCCGGGGTGGGGACCGGAGATGGAGTGGCCCTACCCCGGGGTGCCGGCCGCGCTGGTGGCGGAGTTCGCCGGGCACCCGGTGGCCGGGCGGCCGTTCTTCGCCCCGGAGACGGTGACCACTGATCACGGCAGTGTCTACAAGAACCACCACCTGGTCCAGGTCGCTCGCACGCTCGGGGTGACGGTGCTGCCGGCGCGGGCGATGCGACCGCAGGACAAGGCGTCCTGCGAGCGGGCGTTCGCCGGCATCCAGTCCCTGCTGCTGGAGCTGCTGCTGGGCTATCGCGGGGTGGACGTCGCCGACCGCGGCGCGGACCCGGAGGGCGACGCGGCCTGGACCCTGTCGGAGATGGAGCACCTGCTGGCGACCTGGATCGTCCGGGTCTGTCAGAACCGGAAGCTGGACCAGTACGCGCCGGCCTGGGATCCGGGCGGCCAGCACAGCCCGAACACGCTGTTCGCCGCGGCGGCGGCCCAAGGCGGCGAGCCGCTGCAGATCCCCGAGCCGGAGCTCTACTACCAGCTGCTGCCGGTGCACTTCGTGAAGATCCACCGAAACCGCGGGGTGAAGATCGGCGGGCTTTGGTACTCCGGGCCGGCCCTGCGGCGGGCTGGGGGACCGTCCCGGCGGGGCGGCAGCCACCGCGGGAAGTGGGCGGTCCACCGCGATCCGCGGGACTGCCGCGAGGTGTTCTTCGAGCTCGGCGGCACCAGGCACCCGCTGCGCTGGAAGGGGCTCCCGGACGGAGACGACGTCCCGGCGTTCTCGGATGCCCGGCCCGCGGTCACGGATCGGCGGGACGCTGACCAGCGTGAGGGCGGTGCAGCGCCACGTCGGCCCGGACCGTGCGGGTCCGCTGCTCCAGCGGGACGAACGAGCACTGCGTTACCGCATCGACGACACGCTCGTGGCCGGGCTCAGCAGGGCCTTCGCCATGGCCGACGCCCGCCCCGACCTGCTGCGCGGCGAACCGGCCGAACCGGCCACCTGATCGAGGGACCCGCCAACAGGACCGCTCTGCTGCTCAGTCGGCACGGGCGATCGCATCGAGCCGCCTGTCCAGGCGTGCCAGGTCGGGATGGTCGAGGATCTCCTTGA
- a CDS encoding integrase, translated as MAPGPRSLPTTSQPGRPPAASPERPTKQVNARRLAEAEDLADAVAQEITPDNTLDTYTKSWRVWQRFCRSTGLPEREDSRGALVAFVTWRLREGRQNGTGYASTSASTHLAAAVVGLRQRGVQVSGDDQAEARAALEGLTVKLLQAGEQRGRGQAIGADIDGLRAVIRACPDTLTGARDKTLVLTGFHYASRSQDPAGLLTGDVTLHPRGLVVAVLTGKTKHSVRNAKIRYADDPEVCPVRAWTAYRTRLVAEHAQRWADPSTPAFVGIDRWGHVTGGMGPDSVTRAIKRISARAGVPLAWTGHSLRIGLASTARRADRDGIAIADQGGWARHSRSMLRYIQIDDGWDDNAAAGLT; from the coding sequence ATGGCGCCCGGGCCACGCAGTCTGCCCACGACCTCACAACCTGGTCGGCCTCCCGCGGCTTCCCCTGAACGGCCAACCAAGCAGGTCAACGCCCGCCGCCTGGCCGAGGCCGAGGACCTGGCCGACGCTGTCGCCCAGGAGATCACCCCGGACAACACCCTCGACACCTACACGAAGTCGTGGCGGGTGTGGCAGCGGTTCTGCCGGTCGACCGGCCTGCCGGAACGGGAGGACTCCCGCGGCGCCCTGGTCGCATTCGTGACGTGGAGGCTGCGCGAGGGCCGACAGAACGGTACGGGGTACGCCTCCACTTCGGCCTCCACCCACCTGGCGGCCGCGGTCGTCGGGCTGCGCCAGCGTGGCGTGCAGGTCTCCGGCGATGACCAGGCCGAAGCCCGCGCCGCCCTGGAGGGCCTGACGGTCAAGCTGCTCCAGGCCGGGGAGCAGCGTGGCCGCGGACAGGCGATTGGCGCCGACATCGACGGCCTGCGCGCCGTGATCCGGGCCTGCCCCGACACCCTCACCGGCGCCCGGGACAAGACCCTGGTCCTGACCGGCTTCCACTACGCGAGCAGGTCGCAGGACCCGGCCGGGCTGCTCACCGGCGACGTCACACTGCACCCCCGCGGCCTAGTCGTCGCCGTCCTCACCGGCAAGACCAAGCACAGCGTGCGCAACGCCAAGATCCGCTACGCCGACGACCCCGAGGTCTGCCCGGTGCGGGCCTGGACCGCCTACCGCACCCGCCTCGTCGCCGAACACGCCCAGCGGTGGGCCGACCCGTCGACGCCGGCGTTCGTTGGCATCGACCGCTGGGGCCACGTCACCGGCGGCATGGGACCGGACTCCGTCACCCGCGCCATCAAACGCATCTCCGCCCGGGCCGGCGTGCCCCTCGCCTGGACCGGCCACTCCCTGCGCATCGGCCTGGCCTCCACCGCCCGCCGCGCCGACCGCGACGGCATCGCCATCGCCGACCAGGGCGGCTGGGCCCGCCACTCCCGCTCCATGCTCCGCTACATCCAGATCGACGACGGCTGGGACGACAACGCCGCCGCCGGACTCACGTGA
- a CDS encoding helix-turn-helix domain-containing protein has protein sequence MTSAATGHEAAQEQRVRLGRRLRELRGEAGLTQESLSLRIGSASQTLSDLELGRGRRLPARALFDKYVKACLSELKTGRKTKQDWWEGLLGDYLLLGNLLTRPADQAGVIAPEAPDDTCPYPGLRAFTEDMARWFFGRTAQVDELLRLVRTRLDGGAPIFVTGASGAGKSSLLSAGLSPALRRGQSAKDAAGAPTVVRITPGPNPLTALEQSSATAEEDGPGPAVLLVDQFEEVFTQCTDQEERHAFAARLVALAAGGEGIQRPTPVVLAVRADFLHRCIAVPGLSGAMSKGGLVLGPMTEPELRQAIVGPARTAGLELEPGLVETLLRDLGVQGGRHDAGALPLLAHTLQATWAQGDGRRMTLAGYQASGGIRDAVANTAQGVYDALDPEERQAARRLLLRLVTVDEGGEAVRRRVGEDELAHEGGPSRVALQRLVDQRLVTADDGVVQITHEALVRAWDLLRAWLVEDRNWLRLRRDLTAAAEAWQALGRDPGSLYRGHRLARAVDMAQARRSDLNPLESEFLDRSAAAAESEIEAAAAEAEATRRSNRRLRRLSAALVLLVVVSLGATLLAGRQWQMAETERKAADDKSRIAIADGLAAQSRALLRTRPGLAGLLALAGLRYEANGATTAGAQGALAVPMYPVRPLAGNAGTLTAVAFSPDGRTLATGGTDTKVRLWRADGGGTPVVLSGHTGAVAAVAFGPDGRTLASGSADGSVRVWDVRTGTAAVRLPAQAGAVTAVAFSPDGTKLATGLEDGTARLWNGRTGRALATFTGHTGRVSGVAFSPDGRTLLTGSWDDTARLWNLHSHRSVGVLRGHRGEVYAVAFGPDGTTAATGSADGTARLWDVRTRRGTATLRGHTRVVASVAFSPDGRTLLTGSWDDTARLWNLHSHRSVGVLDGHVGHVNSVAFRPDGRAAATASSDGTVRLWGTTAQSATEVLTGHRDYVDTVAFGSDGRTLATGSRDGTTRLWNLHSHRSVGVLDNRAVPVLAVALNSGAGLLAAGDQEGQTRLWDTRTHRALVTLRGHGGAVDGVAFSPDGRRLATASTDGTARLWDTRTHRCVGTLGGHSGWVDALAFSPDGRTLATASTDGTARLWDTRTLRGTARFDNADLLNAAAFSPDGKMLALGSSDGTARLWDIKAGTVVRTVTGHTKEVTAVAFSPDGRIVATASRDRTTVLFDLRAGRTLATLGDAAGWVTSVAFSPDGKTLATGSLDRSARITPVPRQWPHALCQRAGRNLTHEEWTTYVGDTPYRRLCPEYPTAPTHRPDPDEQ, from the coding sequence ATGACTTCGGCCGCCACGGGGCACGAGGCAGCACAGGAGCAGCGGGTCCGGCTGGGGCGGCGACTGCGTGAGCTGCGCGGCGAAGCGGGTCTGACGCAGGAGTCGTTGTCCCTGCGGATCGGGTCGGCCTCGCAGACGCTCTCCGACCTCGAACTCGGCCGGGGCAGGAGGCTTCCCGCCCGCGCGTTGTTCGACAAGTACGTCAAGGCCTGTCTGAGTGAACTGAAGACCGGCCGGAAGACGAAGCAGGATTGGTGGGAGGGCCTGCTGGGCGACTACCTGCTCCTGGGCAACCTGCTGACCCGACCGGCCGATCAGGCCGGCGTCATTGCGCCGGAAGCGCCGGACGACACGTGCCCGTATCCGGGGCTGAGGGCGTTCACCGAGGACATGGCGAGGTGGTTCTTCGGCCGTACGGCGCAGGTCGACGAGCTGCTCCGGCTGGTGAGAACGCGCCTCGACGGGGGCGCGCCCATTTTCGTCACGGGCGCCTCGGGAGCGGGCAAGTCCTCGCTGCTGAGCGCCGGGCTGTCGCCCGCGCTGCGTCGAGGGCAGTCGGCGAAGGACGCTGCGGGTGCCCCGACGGTCGTGCGCATCACGCCCGGGCCCAACCCCCTGACGGCGCTGGAGCAGTCGTCGGCGACAGCGGAAGAAGACGGTCCCGGGCCGGCGGTGCTGCTCGTCGACCAGTTCGAGGAGGTCTTCACGCAGTGCACCGATCAGGAGGAACGCCATGCCTTCGCGGCCCGGCTCGTCGCTTTGGCCGCCGGCGGCGAGGGGATCCAACGGCCGACCCCGGTGGTGCTGGCGGTGCGCGCGGACTTCCTGCACCGCTGCATCGCCGTACCCGGACTGTCCGGGGCGATGAGCAAGGGCGGTCTCGTACTCGGGCCGATGACCGAACCGGAACTGCGGCAGGCCATCGTCGGACCGGCTCGCACCGCGGGTCTGGAACTCGAACCCGGCCTCGTCGAGACGCTCCTGCGCGACCTCGGCGTCCAGGGTGGCCGTCATGACGCGGGAGCACTCCCCCTGCTGGCGCACACCTTGCAGGCCACCTGGGCGCAGGGCGACGGACGCCGTATGACGCTGGCGGGCTATCAGGCGTCCGGGGGGATCCGGGACGCGGTGGCCAACACCGCCCAGGGCGTGTACGACGCCCTCGACCCCGAGGAGCGGCAAGCCGCACGCCGGCTGCTGCTGAGACTGGTCACCGTGGACGAGGGCGGTGAGGCCGTCCGCCGCAGGGTGGGTGAGGACGAACTCGCCCACGAGGGCGGTCCCTCGCGAGTGGCGCTCCAACGTCTGGTGGACCAACGGCTTGTCACCGCCGACGACGGGGTCGTCCAAATCACCCACGAAGCGCTCGTGCGCGCCTGGGACCTGTTACGCGCATGGCTGGTCGAGGACCGTAACTGGCTGCGCCTGCGCCGCGACCTCACGGCCGCCGCGGAGGCTTGGCAGGCACTCGGGCGCGATCCCGGCAGCCTGTACCGGGGACACCGGCTGGCCAGGGCCGTGGACATGGCGCAGGCGCGGCGGAGCGACCTCAACCCGCTGGAGTCCGAGTTCCTGGACCGGAGCGCGGCTGCGGCGGAGTCCGAGATCGAAGCGGCGGCGGCCGAAGCCGAGGCAACGCGCCGGAGCAACCGTCGGCTGAGGCGTCTTTCAGCGGCTCTCGTCCTGCTGGTCGTCGTGTCCCTGGGCGCCACGCTGCTCGCGGGCCGACAGTGGCAGATGGCGGAAACGGAACGCAAGGCGGCCGACGACAAGAGCCGCATCGCCATCGCCGACGGCCTCGCCGCTCAGTCGCGCGCACTGCTGCGCACCCGGCCCGGGCTGGCCGGTCTTCTCGCCCTGGCCGGACTGCGGTACGAGGCGAACGGCGCGACCACCGCCGGCGCGCAGGGCGCGCTGGCGGTCCCCATGTACCCGGTACGGCCGTTGGCCGGCAACGCAGGAACGCTCACGGCGGTGGCGTTCAGTCCCGACGGACGGACGCTGGCCACCGGCGGGACGGACACAAAGGTCCGGCTCTGGCGTGCCGACGGCGGCGGCACGCCTGTCGTCCTGTCGGGGCACACCGGCGCGGTCGCCGCCGTGGCGTTCGGCCCCGACGGCCGGACCCTCGCCTCGGGCTCCGCCGACGGTTCCGTCCGCGTCTGGGACGTACGCACCGGCACGGCGGCCGTCCGGCTCCCCGCTCAGGCGGGCGCGGTCACCGCGGTGGCGTTCAGCCCCGACGGCACGAAACTGGCCACCGGTTTGGAGGACGGCACCGCGCGACTGTGGAACGGGCGTACGGGCCGGGCGCTCGCCACCTTCACCGGCCACACCGGGAGGGTGAGCGGGGTGGCGTTCAGCCCCGACGGCCGCACGCTGCTGACCGGCAGCTGGGACGACACCGCCCGGCTGTGGAACCTGCACTCCCACCGTTCGGTCGGCGTCCTGCGCGGTCACAGGGGTGAGGTCTACGCGGTGGCGTTCGGCCCCGACGGCACGACAGCCGCCACGGGTTCCGCCGATGGGACGGCGCGCCTGTGGGACGTGCGCACCCGGCGCGGTACGGCAACTCTGCGGGGTCATACGCGCGTCGTGGCCTCGGTGGCGTTCAGCCCCGACGGCCGCACGCTGCTGACCGGCAGCTGGGACGACACCGCCCGGCTGTGGAACCTGCACTCCCACCGTTCGGTCGGCGTCCTGGACGGGCATGTGGGCCACGTCAACTCGGTGGCCTTCCGGCCGGACGGGAGGGCCGCGGCCACGGCCTCCTCGGACGGCACCGTACGCCTGTGGGGCACCACCGCTCAGAGCGCTACCGAAGTACTGACCGGCCATCGCGACTACGTCGACACCGTGGCCTTCGGATCCGACGGCCGCACGCTCGCCACTGGCAGCCGGGACGGCACCACCCGCCTGTGGAACCTGCACTCCCACCGTTCGGTCGGCGTCCTCGACAACCGGGCGGTACCAGTGCTGGCCGTGGCCCTCAACTCCGGCGCGGGCCTGCTCGCGGCAGGTGACCAGGAGGGGCAGACCCGTCTGTGGGACACCCGGACGCACCGTGCCCTCGTCACGCTGCGCGGACACGGCGGCGCGGTGGACGGGGTGGCGTTCAGCCCTGACGGCAGGAGGCTGGCCACCGCCTCCACCGACGGCACCGCACGCCTCTGGGACACCCGCACCCACCGCTGCGTCGGCACGCTCGGGGGGCACAGCGGCTGGGTGGACGCGCTCGCGTTCAGCCCCGACGGCAGAACACTGGCGACCGCCTCCACCGACGGCACCGCACGCCTGTGGGACACCCGCACCCTCCGCGGCACCGCACGGTTCGACAACGCAGACCTGCTGAACGCGGCGGCGTTCAGTCCCGACGGGAAGATGCTGGCGCTCGGCTCCAGCGACGGCACCGCACGCCTGTGGGACATCAAGGCCGGAACCGTCGTCCGCACCGTCACCGGCCACACCAAGGAAGTGACCGCCGTCGCCTTCAGCCCCGACGGAAGGATCGTCGCGACGGCGAGCCGGGACCGTACGACAGTCCTCTTCGACCTCCGCGCAGGCCGCACCCTCGCGACGCTGGGCGACGCGGCAGGCTGGGTCACATCGGTGGCGTTCAGTCCGGACGGCAAGACCCTGGCCACCGGTTCCTTGGACCGTTCCGCCCGGATCACCCCCGTACCCCGGCAGTGGCCGCACGCCCTGTGCCAGCGAGCAGGCCGCAATCTAACCCACGAAGAGTGGACCACCTACGTCGGTGACACCCCGTATCGCCGCCTGTGCCCCGAATACCCGACGGCCCCAACCCACCGCCCCGACCCCGACGAGCAATGA
- a CDS encoding transposase: MVRCGETSDAAWAVIAPWLPPVGRARGQRRDHRQVLEGIMFKFRTDLPWRGLPERFRLWQTVHGRFARWAAPSTAS, from the coding sequence ATGGTGAGGTGTGGGGAGACTTCTGACGCCGCGTGGGCGGTGATCGCGCCGTGGCTGCCGCCCGTGGGCCGGGCTCGCGGCCAAAGGCGGGATCACCGCCAGGTCCTCGAGGGCATCATGTTCAAGTTCCGCACCGACCTGCCCTGGAGAGGTTTGCCCGAGCGGTTCAGACTCTGGCAGACCGTCCACGGACGGTTCGCCCGCTGGGCCGCCCCTTCGACCGCCTCCTAG